From Streptomyces sp. GSL17-111, one genomic window encodes:
- the trpD gene encoding anthranilate phosphoribosyltransferase, whose protein sequence is MSAVTPAGGDTMAERSWRSVLNSLLAGRDLTAGDTAWAMDRIMRGEATDAQIAGFAVALRAKGETVEEVAGLVRTMYEHARTIEVAGPSVDIVGTGGDQAKTVNISTMSAIVVAGTGTRVVKHGNRAASSASGASDVLEQLGVNLDLSPARVAEVAEEAGITFCFAVKFHPALRHVAGARRELGVPTTFNFLGPLTNPARVRAQATGVSDARMAPIVAGVLAERGTSALVFRGDDGLDELTVTSTSTVYVVHNGAVRKESFDPRDVGIEFVPVEALRGADAAYNAEVARRVLDGERGPVRDAVLLNSAAALVALTPGEAPLAEQLPAAIARAAESIDSGAAKATLHRWAAATHL, encoded by the coding sequence ATGAGCGCTGTGACCCCCGCCGGAGGCGACACCATGGCGGAGCGCTCGTGGCGGAGCGTGCTGAACTCCCTGCTGGCCGGCCGTGACCTCACCGCCGGGGACACGGCGTGGGCGATGGACCGCATCATGCGCGGCGAGGCGACCGACGCCCAGATCGCGGGCTTCGCGGTGGCCCTGCGGGCCAAGGGCGAGACGGTGGAGGAGGTCGCCGGTCTCGTCCGCACGATGTACGAGCACGCCAGGACCATCGAGGTGGCGGGCCCCTCGGTCGACATCGTCGGCACCGGTGGTGACCAGGCCAAGACGGTGAACATCTCGACGATGTCGGCCATCGTCGTGGCCGGGACGGGCACCCGGGTCGTCAAGCACGGCAACCGGGCGGCGTCCTCCGCGAGCGGGGCGTCCGACGTGCTGGAACAGCTGGGCGTCAACCTGGACCTGAGCCCCGCACGGGTCGCGGAGGTCGCGGAGGAGGCGGGCATCACCTTCTGCTTCGCCGTGAAGTTCCACCCCGCCCTGCGCCATGTCGCCGGTGCCCGCCGCGAGCTGGGCGTCCCCACGACGTTCAACTTCCTCGGCCCGCTCACCAACCCGGCCCGGGTGCGGGCCCAGGCGACGGGGGTGTCCGACGCCCGGATGGCGCCCATCGTCGCCGGGGTGCTCGCCGAACGCGGCACCTCGGCCCTGGTCTTCCGGGGCGACGACGGGCTGGACGAGCTGACGGTCACCTCGACGTCCACCGTGTACGTCGTGCACAACGGCGCCGTGCGCAAGGAGTCCTTCGACCCCCGTGACGTCGGCATCGAGTTCGTGCCCGTCGAAGCGCTGCGGGGGGCCGACGCCGCCTACAACGCCGAGGTGGCGCGCCGGGTGCTGGACGGCGAGCGCGGTCCGGTCCGGGACGCGGTGCTCCTCAACTCGGCCGCCGCGCTGGTGGCCCTGACGCCGGGTGAGGCGCCGCTCGCCGAGCAGCTGCCGGCGGCGATCGCCCGCGCGGCGGAGTCGATCGACTCCGGTGCCGCCAAGGCCACGCTGCACCGCTGGGCCGCCGCGACGCACCTCTGA
- a CDS encoding NlpC/P60 family protein, with translation MGTHRHTPQPGFGMRATVLTAAAASAAVMTAVPAGAEPGEPSVASVNARVDGLYAEAERATEKYNAVQEKVSDLRAQVEHAQDEVARGQGRVNRLRNALGALAGAQYRSGALEPTIALMLSSDPDGYLGRVATLDRIGSRKAGELRELRAAQRLLDDKRDRAKGTLERLEEERGRLSRHKKSVRSKLTAARRLLNTLTAEERREREQRASRGAERRGAVPPESVSGRWGAALSAAHSALGRPYAWGQAGPGAFDCAGLTQWAYRQAGVSIPRTSQGQAHAGRRVPLSEVRPGDLVIYRSDASHVAMYAGGGRVIHAPYPGAGVRYDPVGMMPVSAVARP, from the coding sequence GTGGGCACGCATCGACACACCCCGCAGCCCGGATTCGGCATGCGGGCCACCGTCCTGACGGCTGCCGCCGCCTCGGCCGCCGTGATGACCGCCGTTCCGGCCGGGGCGGAGCCGGGGGAACCCTCGGTGGCCTCGGTCAACGCCCGGGTGGACGGGCTGTACGCCGAGGCCGAACGGGCCACCGAGAAGTACAACGCCGTCCAGGAGAAGGTCTCCGACCTGCGCGCCCAGGTGGAGCACGCGCAGGACGAGGTGGCCCGGGGCCAGGGCCGCGTCAACCGCCTGCGCAACGCGCTCGGTGCGCTGGCCGGAGCGCAGTACCGCTCGGGCGCGCTCGAACCGACGATCGCGCTGATGCTCTCCAGCGACCCGGACGGCTACCTCGGCCGGGTCGCGACCCTGGATCGCATCGGCAGCCGGAAGGCGGGCGAGCTGCGCGAACTGCGCGCCGCCCAGCGGCTGCTGGACGACAAACGGGACCGGGCGAAGGGCACGCTGGAGCGGCTGGAGGAGGAGCGCGGGCGCCTGAGCCGGCACAAGAAGTCGGTGCGCAGCAAGCTCACCGCCGCCCGCAGGCTGCTCAACACGCTGACGGCGGAGGAGCGCCGCGAACGCGAGCAGCGGGCCTCCCGGGGCGCCGAGCGGCGCGGTGCGGTGCCGCCGGAGTCCGTCTCCGGACGGTGGGGCGCGGCCCTGAGCGCCGCGCACAGCGCCCTGGGCCGCCCCTACGCGTGGGGGCAGGCGGGGCCGGGCGCGTTCGACTGCGCGGGGCTGACGCAGTGGGCCTACCGGCAGGCGGGCGTCTCGATCCCGCGCACCTCGCAGGGCCAGGCGCACGCCGGGCGGCGGGTGCCCCTCTCCGAGGTGCGGCCGGGCGACCTCGTCATCTACCGCAGTGACGCGAGCCACGTGGCGATGTACGCGGGAGGCGGCCGGGTCATCCACGCCCCCTACCCGGGCGCCGGCGTCCGCTACGACCCCGTGGGCATGATGCCCGTCAGCGCGGTGGCGCGGCCCTGA
- a CDS encoding glycosyltransferase family 4 protein produces MHKTLIVTNDFPPRPGGIQAFLHSMALRLDPEKVVVYASTWNRTAEGREATARFDAEQPFTVVRDRATMLLPTPRVTRRAAGLLREHGCRAVWFGAAAPLGLMGGALRAAGAERLVATTHGHEAGWAQLPVARGLLRRVGTSTDTLTYLGEYTRSRIARALTPEAAARMTQLPPGVDEKAFHPDSGGDAVRERLGLTDRPVVVCVSRLVPRKGQDTLIRALPRVLADVPEAVLLIVGGGPYDRELRRLAEETGVAGSVRFTGAVPWEELPAHYGAGDVFAMPCRTRRGGLDVEGLGIVYLEASATGLPVVAGDSGGAPDAVLHGETGWVVRGDSPRETAERVSALLRDPELARRMGERGRAWVEERWRWDLLAERLKELLRAP; encoded by the coding sequence ATGCACAAGACGTTGATTGTCACCAACGACTTCCCGCCCCGGCCCGGCGGAATCCAGGCGTTCCTCCACAGCATGGCGCTGCGGCTGGACCCGGAGAAGGTCGTCGTCTACGCCTCGACCTGGAACCGCACGGCCGAGGGGCGGGAGGCGACCGCCCGGTTCGACGCGGAGCAGCCGTTCACCGTCGTCCGGGACCGCGCCACCATGCTGCTCCCCACCCCCCGCGTGACCCGGCGCGCCGCCGGGCTGCTGCGTGAACACGGCTGCCGCGCCGTGTGGTTCGGCGCGGCAGCCCCGCTCGGGCTGATGGGCGGCGCGCTGCGCGCGGCGGGGGCCGAACGGCTGGTGGCCACGACGCACGGGCACGAGGCGGGCTGGGCCCAGCTCCCGGTGGCCCGGGGGCTGCTGCGGCGCGTCGGCACGTCCACGGACACGCTCACCTACCTGGGGGAGTACACGCGCTCCCGGATCGCGCGGGCCCTGACGCCGGAGGCCGCCGCCCGGATGACGCAGCTGCCCCCCGGCGTCGACGAGAAGGCGTTCCATCCGGACTCCGGGGGTGACGCGGTGCGTGAGCGGCTCGGCCTGACCGACCGCCCGGTCGTGGTGTGCGTCTCCCGGCTGGTGCCGCGCAAGGGGCAGGACACCCTGATCCGGGCGCTGCCGCGCGTCCTCGCCGACGTGCCGGAGGCCGTGCTGCTGATCGTCGGCGGCGGCCCCTACGACCGCGAGCTGCGCCGGCTGGCCGAGGAGACCGGCGTCGCCGGTTCCGTGCGGTTCACCGGCGCCGTGCCCTGGGAGGAGCTGCCCGCCCACTACGGCGCGGGTGACGTGTTCGCCATGCCGTGCCGCACCCGGCGCGGCGGCCTGGACGTCGAGGGGCTCGGCATCGTCTACCTGGAGGCGTCCGCCACCGGGCTGCCGGTCGTGGCCGGGGACTCGGGGGGCGCGCCCGACGCCGTGCTGCACGGGGAGACGGGCTGGGTCGTGCGCGGGGACAGCCCGCGTGAGACGGCGGAGCGCGTGTCGGCGCTGCTCCGCGATCCCGAGCTGGCGCGGCGCATGGGGGAGCGCGGCCGGGCCTGGGTGGAGGAGCGCTGGCGCTGGGACCTGCTCGCCGAGCGGCTG
- a CDS encoding C40 family peptidase: MASHRRPKQPGRTRATVLTATAAAAVALSSNSAMADPVPDPTKRGVKAEVDRLHEDAAAATEKYNGAKEKADKLQEEVDELQDSVARGQDDLNELRNGLGSLATAQYRNGGLDPSVQLLLSADPDDYLDRASSLDQLSVKQVGALKKIGSKQRQLKQQRDDAAEKLEDLADTRKELGDQKQKVQDKLAEAQKLLNKLTEEERAEMRAEEQRASRAAGERVEMGKEEAAPGRAASAYQAATTRVGMPYAWGAKGPNSFDCSGLVVWSYQQAGISVPRTSQAQANAGTRINSMSDLQVGDLVILRNDLGHVGFYAGNGQMLHAPKPGAQVRYESIARSGMPFMWGVRI; this comes from the coding sequence GTGGCGTCCCACCGTCGTCCCAAGCAGCCGGGCCGTACCCGCGCGACCGTACTGACCGCGACGGCCGCCGCGGCGGTTGCCCTGTCCTCCAACTCCGCGATGGCCGACCCCGTTCCGGATCCGACGAAGCGCGGCGTCAAGGCCGAGGTCGACAGGCTGCACGAGGACGCGGCGGCGGCGACCGAGAAGTACAACGGGGCGAAGGAGAAGGCCGACAAGCTCCAGGAGGAGGTCGACGAGCTCCAGGACTCCGTGGCCCGTGGCCAGGACGACCTGAACGAGCTCCGCAACGGCCTCGGCTCACTCGCCACCGCGCAGTACCGCAACGGTGGGCTCGACCCCTCGGTGCAGCTGCTCCTGTCCGCCGACCCGGACGACTACCTCGACCGCGCCTCCTCGCTGGACCAGCTCAGCGTCAAGCAGGTCGGCGCGCTCAAGAAGATCGGCAGCAAGCAGCGGCAGCTCAAGCAGCAGCGGGACGACGCGGCGGAGAAGCTCGAGGACCTCGCCGACACCCGCAAGGAGCTCGGCGACCAGAAGCAGAAGGTCCAGGACAAGCTCGCCGAGGCGCAGAAGCTCCTCAACAAGCTCACCGAGGAGGAGCGCGCCGAGATGCGCGCCGAGGAGCAGCGGGCCAGCCGGGCCGCCGGTGAGCGGGTCGAGATGGGCAAGGAGGAGGCGGCACCCGGACGCGCGGCCTCCGCCTACCAGGCCGCCACCACGCGCGTCGGGATGCCCTACGCGTGGGGAGCCAAGGGCCCCAACTCCTTCGACTGCTCCGGTCTCGTCGTGTGGTCCTACCAGCAGGCGGGCATCTCCGTCCCCCGCACCTCGCAGGCCCAGGCCAACGCGGGCACCCGTATCAACTCCATGAGCGACCTCCAGGTCGGCGACCTGGTCATCCTGCGCAACGACCTCGGCCACGTCGGCTTCTACGCCGGCAACGGCCAGATGCTGCACGCGCCCAAGCCGGGCGCGCAGGTGCGGTACGAGTCCATAGCGCGGTCCGGGATGCCGTTCATGTGGGGCGTGCGGATCTGA
- a CDS encoding aminotransferase class V-fold PLP-dependent enzyme has translation MSAATVATPAFPASVTLRPSPDTGGDDPLPVLGVDVRVPCGAGDRTYAALDYAASAPVLRRVWEDVADYAPYYGSVHRGAGHLSRLSTDLFEQSRATVADFLGCRPDDDVVFTRSTTDSLGLLAAVLPAGTRVFVFASEHHAALLPWRGRAVTWLDVPRSPQEAVALLDDALGGAPEGPKLVCVTGASNVTGELWPVADLAAVSHRHGARIALDAAQLAPHHPVDIGALGVDYAAFSGHKLYAPFGAGVLAGRADWLREAEPYLAGGGASRSVVRGADGTVSVQWHTSAARHEAGSPNVIGAYAIASACRALTEAGTDRLVAREQRLLGRLRAGLARLPQVRVLSLFGAEAPRVGVVSFTVRGWSCREFATALADEYAIGVRDGLFCAHPLLRALLGADAVTPGECGGAPEEGELGAVRVSFGAGTPQSHVDRFLTAAEELLRRGPSRP, from the coding sequence ATGTCCGCAGCCACTGTCGCCACCCCTGCCTTCCCCGCCTCCGTCACCCTCCGTCCGTCGCCCGACACCGGTGGCGACGATCCGCTGCCCGTGCTGGGCGTCGACGTGCGCGTTCCCTGCGGCGCGGGCGACCGCACCTACGCCGCGCTCGACTACGCGGCCAGCGCCCCCGTCCTGCGCCGCGTGTGGGAGGACGTCGCCGACTACGCGCCCTACTACGGCAGCGTCCACCGGGGCGCCGGCCACCTCTCGCGGCTGTCGACCGACCTGTTCGAGCAGAGCCGGGCCACCGTCGCCGACTTCCTCGGCTGCCGCCCGGACGACGACGTCGTCTTCACCCGTTCGACCACGGACTCGCTGGGCCTGCTGGCCGCCGTGCTGCCCGCCGGGACCCGGGTGTTCGTCTTCGCGTCCGAGCACCACGCCGCGCTGCTGCCCTGGCGCGGCCGCGCCGTGACCTGGCTGGACGTTCCGCGCAGCCCGCAGGAGGCGGTGGCCCTGCTGGACGACGCGCTCGGCGGCGCCCCGGAGGGCCCGAAGCTGGTGTGCGTCACGGGGGCCTCGAACGTCACCGGCGAGCTGTGGCCCGTCGCGGACCTGGCCGCGGTCTCCCATCGGCACGGCGCGCGGATCGCCCTGGACGCCGCCCAGCTCGCCCCGCACCACCCCGTCGACATCGGCGCGCTCGGCGTGGACTACGCGGCCTTCTCCGGTCACAAGCTCTACGCGCCCTTCGGGGCCGGCGTCCTGGCGGGCCGGGCGGACTGGCTGCGGGAGGCCGAGCCGTACCTCGCGGGCGGCGGGGCGAGCCGCAGCGTCGTGCGCGGCGCGGACGGGACGGTCAGCGTCCAGTGGCACACCTCCGCCGCCCGGCACGAGGCCGGCTCGCCGAACGTCATCGGCGCCTACGCGATCGCCTCGGCCTGCCGGGCCCTGACGGAGGCCGGCACCGACCGCCTCGTCGCCCGGGAGCAGCGGCTGCTGGGCCGGCTCCGCGCGGGGCTCGCCCGGCTGCCGCAGGTCCGGGTGCTGTCCCTGTTCGGGGCGGAGGCGCCGCGCGTGGGCGTCGTGTCGTTCACCGTGCGCGGCTGGTCCTGCCGGGAGTTCGCCACCGCGCTGGCGGACGAGTACGCCATCGGGGTGCGCGACGGACTGTTCTGCGCCCACCCGCTGCTGCGGGCGCTGCTGGGTGCCGACGCCGTGACCCCGGGGGAGTGCGGGGGCGCTCCGGAGGAGGGTGAACTGGGCGCCGTCCGGGTCAGCTTCGGGGCGGGGACCCCGCAGAGCCACGTCGACCGGTTCCTGACGGCCGCCGAGGAGCTGCTGCGCCGCGGCCCGTCCCGGCCCTGA
- a CDS encoding Lrp/AsnC family transcriptional regulator, with amino-acid sequence MITSIVLIRTSTDAIPEVAEQIAALEGVSEVYSVTGAHNLIAMVRVARHDDLADVIPGRISKVPGVLSTETHIAFRTYSQHDLEAAFAIGLDS; translated from the coding sequence GTGATCACTTCGATCGTGCTCATCAGGACCAGCACCGATGCGATCCCCGAGGTCGCCGAGCAGATCGCCGCCCTGGAGGGCGTGAGCGAGGTGTACTCGGTGACCGGCGCGCACAACCTCATCGCGATGGTCCGCGTCGCGCGCCACGACGATCTCGCCGACGTCATCCCCGGACGCATCAGCAAGGTGCCCGGCGTCCTGTCCACCGAGACGCACATCGCCTTCCGGACGTACTCGCAGCACGACCTGGAGGCGGCGTTCGCCATCGGCCTCGACTCCTGA
- a CDS encoding NYN domain-containing protein, whose protein sequence is MQETTGGEPREERPRGAGERSRAAEALDRPLPERVRRKVVSLTGDALGGLTVAELPAPLRQYAKFTPARRAKFGGNAMATALETDAVFRQRVAGRLRELLPELAEAVADGSPPAAADPVDVAALAYVLRPEGWAKLVAAAGEEAQRAQAERAGAEAERELGRLRAELAEARAAGRDDNGRLRAELDAARREMEGLHRRLRSAQADVKRGEAALRKLAAELEEVRGQAQAQKAASDSEARRLRGRVAEAESALEAGRRAAREGRGVADMRVRLLLDTVLDAAQGLRRELALPPAAQHPADTVEAVEPGRMSPKDVAHRALSEEDPALLDQLLALPQVHLLVDGYNVTKTGYPSMPLEKQRLRLLGGLAGLAAQSGAEVTCVFDGAELAAPVLLAPPRGVRVLFSKPGQTADELIRRLVRAEPGGRPVVVVSTDREVADGVAEAGARPVASALLLRRLARS, encoded by the coding sequence GTGCAGGAGACGACGGGCGGTGAGCCGCGCGAGGAGCGGCCGCGCGGCGCCGGGGAGCGGTCGCGTGCCGCCGAGGCGCTGGACCGTCCGTTGCCCGAGCGGGTGCGCCGCAAGGTCGTGTCCCTGACCGGCGACGCGCTCGGCGGGCTGACCGTCGCGGAACTCCCCGCCCCCCTGCGGCAGTACGCCAAGTTCACCCCCGCCCGCCGGGCGAAGTTCGGCGGGAACGCCATGGCCACCGCGCTGGAGACGGACGCCGTCTTCCGGCAGCGCGTCGCGGGCCGGCTGCGGGAGCTCCTCCCGGAGCTCGCCGAGGCCGTCGCGGACGGTTCGCCCCCCGCCGCCGCCGACCCCGTCGACGTCGCCGCCCTCGCCTACGTGTTGCGGCCGGAGGGCTGGGCGAAGCTGGTGGCCGCCGCGGGCGAGGAGGCGCAACGCGCGCAGGCCGAGCGGGCCGGGGCGGAGGCCGAACGGGAGCTGGGAAGGCTTCGCGCGGAACTGGCCGAGGCCCGCGCCGCCGGGCGCGACGACAACGGCAGGCTGCGCGCCGAGCTGGACGCCGCCCGCCGCGAGATGGAAGGGCTGCACCGGAGGCTGCGCAGCGCCCAGGCCGACGTCAAGCGCGGCGAGGCGGCGCTGCGCAAGCTGGCCGCCGAGCTGGAGGAGGTCCGGGGGCAGGCCCAGGCGCAGAAGGCGGCGTCCGACAGCGAGGCGCGGCGGCTGCGGGGGCGGGTCGCCGAGGCGGAGTCGGCGCTGGAGGCCGGACGGCGCGCCGCGCGGGAGGGCCGTGGTGTGGCGGACATGCGGGTGCGGCTGCTGCTGGACACCGTGCTGGACGCCGCGCAGGGGCTCCGCCGGGAGCTCGCCCTGCCCCCGGCGGCGCAGCACCCCGCCGACACCGTGGAGGCGGTGGAGCCGGGCCGGATGAGCCCGAAGGACGTCGCCCACCGGGCGCTGTCGGAGGAGGACCCGGCGCTGCTGGACCAGTTGCTGGCGCTGCCGCAGGTGCACCTCCTCGTCGACGGGTACAACGTCACCAAGACCGGCTATCCGTCCATGCCGTTGGAGAAGCAGCGGTTGCGGCTGCTCGGCGGGCTGGCGGGGCTCGCGGCCCAGTCCGGGGCGGAGGTCACCTGTGTCTTCGACGGGGCCGAGCTGGCCGCGCCGGTGCTGCTGGCCCCGCCGCGCGGCGTGCGGGTGCTGTTCAGCAAGCCCGGACAGACGGCCGACGAGTTGATCCGGCGGCTGGTGCGGGCCGAGCCCGGGGGGCGTCCGGTGGTCGTCGTCTCCACGGACCGGGAGGTGGCCGACGGCGTGGCCGAGGCCGGCGCACGCCCCGTCGCATCGGCCCTGCTGCTCAGGCGACTTGCCCGGTCGTGA
- a CDS encoding glycosyltransferase family 87 protein → MRLPLVVWALTRTALLLCVFGVVTLRGPDVTTDVSVIYQNWAETLRTGTFPQADVTWQYPPGAALPVLAPDLLPFLSYPAAFFVLVCAADAVVLGLLLRPARPRAGAWTWIAGVPLLGPTVYARYDLLVTALAVGALLAAARRPRLAGALVGLGALVKVWPALLLTGYRTGRPARRLWLAAGATAAGVAALLTLALPHGWDFLFAQRDRGLEVESVGALVFHVARHFGWSGHVSLHYGSMEFLGPGVGVVATASLLLTLAAFGWLLLWRTRAECWGPSTPADAAFVAVLLFTVTSRVISPQYLVWLTGLAAACLALGSARQRTPARLVLAATAVTVLEFPLFFDAVVTSTPLGIALLVLRNGLLVAAAGLACAELWRSTVPRVRGGDQGRATALTGIMPTGS, encoded by the coding sequence ATGCGCCTGCCCCTGGTCGTCTGGGCCCTGACCCGCACCGCCCTGCTCCTGTGCGTCTTCGGCGTGGTCACGCTGCGCGGGCCCGACGTGACGACCGACGTGTCGGTGATCTACCAGAACTGGGCGGAGACGCTGCGGACGGGCACCTTCCCGCAGGCGGACGTGACCTGGCAGTACCCGCCCGGCGCGGCCCTGCCCGTCCTGGCCCCGGACCTGCTGCCCTTCCTGTCCTACCCGGCGGCCTTCTTCGTCCTGGTCTGCGCCGCCGACGCCGTCGTCCTCGGCCTCCTGCTGCGGCCCGCGCGCCCCCGGGCCGGTGCCTGGACGTGGATCGCGGGCGTCCCGCTGCTCGGGCCGACGGTGTACGCGCGCTACGACCTCCTGGTGACGGCGCTCGCCGTCGGCGCCCTCCTCGCCGCCGCCCGCCGACCCCGGCTCGCCGGGGCCCTGGTCGGGCTCGGCGCGCTCGTCAAGGTGTGGCCCGCACTGCTGCTGACGGGGTACCGGACGGGCCGACCCGCGCGGCGGCTGTGGCTCGCGGCCGGGGCCACCGCCGCCGGGGTGGCGGCGCTGCTCACGCTGGCCCTCCCGCACGGTTGGGACTTCCTCTTCGCCCAGCGCGACCGCGGTCTGGAGGTGGAGTCCGTCGGCGCCCTCGTCTTCCACGTCGCACGGCACTTCGGATGGTCGGGCCACGTCAGCCTGCACTACGGCTCGATGGAGTTCCTCGGCCCCGGCGTGGGGGTCGTCGCGACGGCGTCACTCCTGCTGACGCTGGCGGCGTTCGGCTGGCTCCTCCTGTGGCGGACGCGCGCCGAGTGCTGGGGCCCCTCCACCCCGGCCGACGCCGCGTTCGTGGCGGTGCTGCTGTTCACGGTCACCAGCCGCGTCATCAGCCCGCAGTACCTGGTGTGGCTGACCGGCCTGGCCGCCGCGTGCCTGGCGCTCGGCTCCGCGCGGCAGCGGACCCCGGCCCGCCTGGTGCTGGCCGCCACGGCGGTGACGGTGCTGGAGTTCCCGCTGTTCTTCGACGCCGTCGTGACCAGCACCCCCCTGGGCATCGCGCTCCTCGTCCTGCGCAACGGGCTCCTGGTGGCGGCCGCCGGCCTGGCCTGCGCGGAGCTGTGGCGCTCGACCGTCCCCCGGGTCCGGGGCGGGGATCAGGGCCGCGCCACCGCGCTGACGGGCATCATGCCCACGGGGTCGTAG